The Psilocybe cubensis strain MGC-MH-2018 chromosome 7, whole genome shotgun sequence genome has a window encoding:
- a CDS encoding Homocitrate dehydratase, mitochondrial, whose amino-acid sequence MASLLRWCSPLRLPLSRSLHTAAVPDNTTTALQLIRSQPSQYVVASFAGRKYILTPRDMLTVPHLRDVKVGDVLVLDEIHELGSREYTLRGNPVIPANKVKVEATVVEHTKGQMEFIFKKKRRKGYRKTIQHKQAYTRLRIGSIEIPSVQASPSSS is encoded by the exons ATGGCGTCTCTACTTAGGTGGT GCTCTCCACTGCGCCTGCCGTTGTCGAGGTCTCTCCACACAGCTGCCGTGCCAGACAATACAACCACTGCTCTTCAACTCATCCGTTCTCAGCCCTCGCAGTATGTCGTCGCCTCCTTCGCTGGAAGGAAATACATCCTCACCCCACGCGACATGCTCACCGTCCCCCATCTGCGCGATGTAAAAGTCGGCGACGTCCTCGTTCTCGATGAGATTCATGAACTCGGCTCGCGCGAATATACCCTCCGTGGGAATCCTGTCATCCCAGCAAACAAAGTCAAGGTCGAGGCTACCGTCGTCGAGCATACAAAAGGCCAGATGgaattcatcttcaagaaaaagaggagaaagggCTATCGAAAAACTATACAACATAAACAGGCCTACACGCGCCTCAGAATAGGCAGCATTGAGATTCCCTCTGTGCAAGCTTCACCGTCATCATCATAG
- a CDS encoding Pre-mRNA-processing protein prp40 — MNVWTEHRNPEGRTYWFNTGTRQSVWEKPDDLKTPFERALSSTKWKEYFSGGRKYYYNTETKESKWDMPDELLLVLEKVEKEPQTAAVAKPLAVAAPGFTPVTGAAQGGLVPMGGADPSSSTPASQSSQTNGSLTVGAHTGALPLAPSSVLPVRPNLPDDPVIPHNGFLTVEEGEKAFIHLLRKAGVDANWTWDQTMRAIITDPLYKALNTLAEKKACWEKYTNGLKVKEQEEREARLSKLRPAIRNMLKGNPNVFHYTTFPTADKLFSQHPIWQQAKIESERRLIFEEYVNELREREVSETRAARARSISKVVALFKDLNVDVVTKWRDAHELLVRSEEWHSDAELRKLPTLDILLAFEDYSRVREREYEEQTRRAQVEKTRRERKAREAFKSLLHELIESGALKARTKWKEVYPLFRDDNRYLDMLGNPGSNPLELFWDAVDVLDQQLDTKVVIVEEAIRRHNAKLAEGTERGNDNMDVDDKPFVVTPETTWGQFSLIINGEADASLNALSDEELRLVYKTLHDVALKKQADEKRRYERRQRHLQDDLRYAMKKLPEPLDISLKYEDIVPLIENLPEYKALEDEEGRRAAFAKYVKRQKERMRETGSDDGGSTTSRKRKEPLRDRDDDHRDKDRDREREKERERERGGDRDKRDRDSHRDREKERDRAKDYDRSRSSRHHHRYDDYDDRRSRDYGRGDREKESERDKERDGYKISKYHRDGDDRKKDKDSKESRSRAERGSSVGRDWDQTPKRERSDSVYKDDSQKRDLPEDKNDRADKRPRLDRGEEVEIEKRQDSVRAETPEEGEI; from the exons ATGAATGTTTGG ACTGAACATCGAAATCCAGAGGGACGCACATATTGGTTCAATACTGGGACACGACAAAGCGTCTGGGAGAAACCCGATG ACCTCAAAACACCCTTCGAG CGAGCCCTCAGTAGTacaaaatggaaagaatatTTCTCCGGTGGTCGCAAATATTACTATAAT ACCGAGACGAAGGAATCCAAATGGGATATGCCCGATGAACTTCTTCTAGTCCTTGAAAAGGTGGAAAAGGAACCTCAGACAGCAGCAGTAGC AAAGCCTCTTGCGGTGGCAGCACCGGGTTTTACTCCAGTGACAGGAGCAGCACAAGGTGGATTAGTCCCAATGGGTGGTGCCGATCCGTCCTCATCCACCCCTGCTTCTCAATCTAGCCAGACGAATGGATCTCTTACTGTCGGAGCGCACACTGGCGCGCTCCCTTTGGCGCCCAGCAGTGTCCTGCCCGTCCGACCAAATTTACCAGACGATCCTGTCATCCCGCATAACGGGTTCCTGACAgtggaagaaggagaaaaagcTTTTATACATTTGTTGAGGAAAGCAGGAGTGGATGCAAATTGGACTTGGGACCAGACGATGCGTGCCATTATCACTGATCCGTTGTATAAAGCTCTCAATACTCTTGCCGAAAAGAAAGCCTGTTGGGAGAAG TATACCAACGGGCTGAAAGTGAAGGAACAAGAGGAAAGGGAGGCCAGGCTATCGAAGCTTCGTCCTGCTATCCGAAATATGCTGAAAGGGAACCCCAATGTGTTCCATTATACCACGTTTCCCACTGCAGACAAACTTTTCTCTCAGCACCCTATTTGGCAACAAGCTAAGATTGAATCTGAGCGCCGACTCATTTTCGAGGAGTACGTTAATGAActcagagaaagagaagtg AGTGAAACCCGTGCTGCTCGCGCCAGAAGTATATCCAAAGTTGTAGCTCTCTTCAAAGACCTCAATGTTGACGTTGTAACGAAATGGAGGGATGCCCACGAACTTCTTGTTCGTTCAGAGGAATGGCATTCGGATGCGGAATTGCGCAAGTTACCTACTCTCGATATTTTGCTTGCATTTGAAGACTACAGCAGAGTGCGTGAGAGGGAGTATGAGGAACAGACGAGACGCGCACAGGTAGAGAAGACACGACGAGAGCGCAAAGCCCGAGAGGCGTTCAAG AGCCTTTTGCATGAGCTCATCGAATCTGGTGCTCTGAAGGCTCGCACCAAGTGGAAAGAAGTTTATCCTCTCTTCCGCGATGATAATCGCTACCTCGATATGCTCGGAAACCCGGGTTCCAACCCGCTGGAACTCTTCTGGGATGCAGTCGATGTGTTGGATCAACAGCTTGACACTAAGGTCGTCATTGTCGAGGAAGCCATTAGGCGACACAACGCGAAGCTTGCCGAGGGCACAGAGCGAGGAAATGACAACATGGACGTTGACGATAAGCCATTTGTTGTCACACCCGAAACTACTTGGGGACAGTTCTCTCTTATTATCAACGGAGAGGCTGATGCATCATTAAATGCTTTATCGGACGAAGAGCTTCGTCTGGTGTACAAAACG CTCCACGACGTCGCACTTAAGAAACAGGCGGATGAGAAAAGGAGATATGAACGCAGGCAGCGTCATCTGCAAGATGATTTACGTTACGCCATGAAGAAGCTCCCCGAACCTCTCGATATCAGCCTAAAATACGAGGAT ATCGTCCCACTCATTGAAAATCTTCCCGAATACAAAGCTttggaagacgaagaaggcaGACGGGCCGCATTCGCCAAATACGTCAAAAGGCAAAAG GAAAGAATGCGGGAGACGGGATCGGACGATGGAGGCTCGACCACCAGCAGAAAACGCAAGGAACCCCTGCGCGACCGTGATGACGACCATAGGGACAAAGACAGGGACCgcgaaagagagaaagagcgtGAACGTGAACGCGGAGGTGATAGAGACAAACGCGACAGAGACTCGCACCGTGACAGAGAAAAGGAGCGCGACCGGGCGAAGGACTATGATCGCAGCAGGAGCTCTCGTCATCATCATAGGTACGATGATTATGATGATCGTCGTTCCCGAGATTATGGGCGGGGTgacagagaaaaagaaagtgaacGGGACAAGGAACGTGATGGATACAAGATATCGAAATACCATCGTGATGGGGATGACCGCAAGAAGGATAAGGACAGCAAGGAGTCAAGGTCGCGTGCTGAACGTGGTTCCAGCGTTGGCCGAGACTGGGACCAGACTCCAAAGCGGGAGAGAAGCGACTCGGTTTACAAAGACGATAGCCAGAAACGCGACTTACCAGAGGACAAGAACGATCGTGCTGACAAG cgACCTCGCCTCGACCGTGGTGAAGAAGTGGAAATTGAGAAAAGGCAGGATTCGGTTCGTGCAGAGACACCAGAAGAAGGGGAGATATAA
- a CDS encoding MMS19 nucleotide excision repair protein-like protein (MMS19 nucleotide excision repair protein homolog), giving the protein MLGVELLSLVVSLTPAEKLNRQIVRVLTSFFCGKLDDMATIKPALNGLATLTLLQSFSPVEAVVTIEAIFRHIKMKSIVQDQRFKVFSIIDSVMAFHRDVLKNMGKQFLDGYINLAEGEKDPRNLIVAFAIARVILIEFDISGHVESMFNILFCYFPITFRPPPNDRYGISTDDLRMALRNCLNATPAFGPLAIPVFLEKVSAGSRVTKKDTLQTMAVCLPVYGSALARVSARKLWNALKLEIFQPVDPETEQEALKTTQILVKTIYMDEEEALEHDEDIQGLARDACEECVHILKEPEKTQAKPAIKILCTFMTTTPSVARYTISQAVPHLVRLFLTPDEASTREPTLLLLSDLIAAARDSTKKSSLEDADPPLLPYKDEVLGVFIVGLKLITTRNAALSGLKVMATTKRLLSDEELGFIVHNVNEIIQADGEELYESIEAILEVLTIISDIAPRHVVEQTLPLLSSSLPDTAPARDDATGREKCWQTLTTLSKLCIQTELFEQLVIRLTTKLDLLCFPSSEQMLSVSADPEPTAAYAHMILKALAQALSTKVKGKHPDIAKYLDRLVPIIFNVFVSSAFLSEEQMIVAKEPRLVQVAAEIINFVVQSVPSEKQRFYSVELSKAIIDGNVSTIAEGFQKAAKSERFSIFDASTTSAKRNILALLSAAVISLHKEARLSLRDVSGFLEMLLRWVLDIADNDIQKLAALHIVSSILNRQVEDLSVFLNTKLDVYWNTEIVNDASPLPRRRWAIKTWIWITKALLVRKHPLAMKLTEQLYDAFDDEAIGWDAAKAIGQIPSPDTVLTKANHAEVKLIPLLLRGLDLPDAEIRSNIIDTFLAAAEGETPEKSLVAEHGVTLVNAMLKNCVSNDVSSTQVRISALRYLAVLPSIVRYDILHPHKATVLRELAKVLDDPKRAVRKQAVDARTNWFKYKG; this is encoded by the exons ATGTTAGGCGTAGAATTGTTATCGCTTGTTGTTTCTCTCACTCCCGCTGAAAAGTTGAATCGCCAGATCG TCAGAGTCCTGACATCCTTCTTTTGCGGGAAACTTGACGACATGGCTACCATTAAACCTGCGTTGAATGGACTCGCTACCTTGACTCTACTTCAGTCTTTTTCTCCTGTAGAAGCTGTGGTGACTATTGAAGC AATCTTTCGGCACATCAAAATGAAATCCATCGTTCAAGATCAAAGATTTAAAGTGTTTTCTATCATCGACTCGGTAATGGCGTTTCATAGAGATG TGTTGAAAAATATGGGGAAACAATTCTTGGACGGTTACATAAATCTCGCAGAGGGGGAGAAAGATCCTCGCAATCTCATAGTTGCTTTTGCTATTGCCCGTGTTATTTTGATCGAGTTTGATATATCCGGGCATGTTGAG TCAATgttcaacatcctcttctGTTATTTCCCTATAACTTTCCGACCACCTCCAAATGATCGCTATGGAATCAGTACAGATGATTTGAGAATGGCTTTAAG AAATTGCCTCAATGCAACCCCTGCTTTTGGCCCATTAGCAATCCCCGTCTTCTTGGAAAAGGTATCCGCGGGCTCTAGGGTGACCAAA AAAGATACCCTTCAAACTATGGCTGTATGCCTTCCTGTCTATGGATCAGCTTTGGCGCGTGTCTCTGCGCGCAAACTTTGGAATGCTTTGAAATTAGAG ATTTTCCAACCTGTAGATCCTGAGACAGAGCAAGAAGCACTAAAGACAACACAGATACTTGTCAAAACTATCTAcatggatgaagaggaggcttTAGAGCATGATGAAGATATTCAAGGTCTTGCCAGGGATGCATGCGAGGAGTGTGTGCATATTTTGAAGGAGCCTGAAAAAACTCAGGCCAAACCTGCGATAAAAATTCTTTGCACTTTTATGACGACGACAC CGTCTGTTGCTAGATATACGATATCGCAAGCGGTGCCTCACCTCGTTCGACTTTTTCTCACTCCGGATGAGGCGTCCACTCGTGAACCCACACTTCTGCTGCTGTCCGATTTAATTGCTGCCGCGCGTGACTCAACAAAGAAATCATCGTTGGAAGATGCTGATCCTCCATTGCTTCCTTATAAAGATGAAGTGCTAGGTGTTTTCATCGTAGGATTGAAATTAATCACAACGCGCAACGCAGCTTTGTCGGGTCTCAAAGTTATGGCTACCACCAAAAGGCTACTTTCGGACGAGGAACTAGGCTTTATCGTGCATAACGTGAATGAAATAATTCAAGCTGACGGAGAGGAGCTCTACGAATCAAT TGAAGCTATATTGGAGGTATTAACCATCATTAGCGACATAGCACCACGTCATGTCGTTGAACAGACTCTTCCGCTTCTCTCCAGCTCCCTTCCTGATACAGCACCTGCGCGAGATGACGCAACTGGGCGCGAAAAATGTTGGCAGACGCTAACCACCCTTTCAAAGCTCTGTATTCAGACGGAATTATTTGAACAATTGGTCATCCGCTTGACCACCAAACTTGACCTACTGTGTTTTCCCTCCTCTGAACAAATGCTTTCGGTTTCGGCAGACCCGGAACCCACGGCTGCTTATGCTCATATGATATTGAAAGCATTGGCTCAAGCCTTGTCTACTAAAGTGAAGGGCAAGCATCCCGATATCGCAAAATATCTCGATCGCCTGGTCCCAATAATTTTCAATGTCTTTGTGTCTTCAGCATTTTTATCTGAGGAACAAATGATTGTGGCAAAAGAACCGCGTCTTGTACAAGTTGCGGCAGAAATCATCAATTTTGTCGTACAGTCCGTTCCATCTGA GAAGCAACGTTTTTACTCGGTTGAATTGTCGAAAGCTATCATTGACGGGAATGTGTCTACTATTGCTGAAGGTTTCCAAAAAGCGGCAAAAAGCGAGCGCTTCTCAATATTCGAT GCCTCTACAACGTCTGCAAAACGTAATATACTTGCGTTGCTGTCGGCTGCCGTCATATCATTACACAAAGAG GCCAGGCTATCTCTAAGAGACGTTAGCGGCTTTTTGGAGATGTTACTCCGCTGGGTTTTGGATATCGCTGACAACGATATTCAAAAACTTGCAGCCTTGCATATAGTTTCTTCGATACTAAATCGCCAGGTTGAAG ACTTGTCCGTTTTCTTGAACACAAAGCTCGATGTGTATTGGAATACAGAGATAGTTAACGATGCTTCGCCGTTACCGCGGCGCAGATGGGCAATCAAGACATGGATATGG ATAACAAAAGCGTTACTCGTTCGGAAACATCCTCTTGCAATGAAACTGACAGAACAACTATATGATGCATTCGACGATGAGGCTATCGGATGGGATGCTGCCAAGGCTATAGGGCAAATCCCTTCTCCAGACACTGTTCTGACCAAGGCCAACCACGCAGAAGTAAAG CTCATACCCCTATTATTACGCGGACTTGACTTGCCCGATGCAGAGATCCGAAGCAATATCATTGACACTTTTCTTGCAGCAGCTGAAGGTGAAACACCTGAAAAGAGTCTCGTCGCCGAGCACGGGGTGACGTTGGTAAACGCTATGCTTAAAAACTGTGTGTCCAACGATGTATCATCTACC CAAGTTCGCATTTCTGCACTGCGTTATTTGGCAGTTTTGCCTAGCATTGTGCGGTATGATATTCTCCACCCACACAAGGCTACTGTACTGCGGGAGCTTGCTAAAGTTCTGGACGACCCTAAACGCGCAGTTCGGAAACAAGCTGTGGATGCGAG GACAAATTG GTTCAAATACAAAGGATAG
- a CDS encoding Protein arginine methyltransferase NDUFAF7-like protein, mitochondrial (Protein arginine methyltransferase NDUFAF7 homolog, mitochondrial), with product MILRGASATQCLLHKHLRCYTSRRLFSSSLLCSRASNNKRDPSQPKDKWNYNRSPFDANVSEDLHKLRLVDANILEKETEPPVNVKMLVRDFIEDSLYNPNYGYFPKQATIFNVQDTAFDFPNLRDSAEFQEEIGTKYAAYGADKHDGPGRQLWHTPTELFKPWYGRAVGRCLVSEYLLKYFPYEDFVIYEIGAGNGTLAMDILNLLQEDYPEVYERTRYNIIEISESLVKLQKKKLQEVHPCVTITHKSIFHWETVEPSPCFFIAMEVIDNFAHDLVRYDLKTLKPYQALVTIDNNGDFDTIFDPVTDPLITSFLNLRQTLNHPPPINKLLLQSESLRQRYLSLPFAPNLSTAEYIPTRMLSLLRTLRSYFPRHRLLLTDFSSLPDSIPGVNAPVVQTRFQNITVPCTTLLVKQGYFDIFFPTDFERLRDMYEFMLAQPPNKSGSLETLESGRVTPLTSTASSFSSGSQFFSSYQPSNRRNPVDGVTSASGLPVGERKSSVFSHSQFLETYAELEKTRLRSGENPMLDFYKNVKFLF from the exons ATGATATTGCGGGGCGCCTCTGCGACCCAATGTTTGCTACACAAACACCTTCGTTGTTACACCTCGCGGCGACTCTTTTCAAGTTCACTATTATGTTCAAGGGCCTCCAATAACAAGCGCGACCCTTCACAGCCAAAGGATAAATGGAACTACAACAGAAGCCCCTTTGACGCCAATGTTTCCGAAGATCTTCACAAACTTCGCTTAGTTGACGCCAATATACTGGAGAAGGAAACCGAACCTCCAGTTAACGTCAAGATGTTGGTTCGAGATTTCATAGAAGACTCCCTCTATAACCCCAACTATGGGTACTTCCCAAAGCAGGCTACCATCTTTAACGTACAGGATACAGCATTCGACTTTCCAAATCTTCGTGACTCTGCGGAATTTCAAGAAGAGATTGGAACAAAATATGCTGCTTACGGGGCGGACAAGCATGATGGGCCTGGACGTCAGTTGTGGCATACTCCAACTGAGTTATTCAAG CCGTGGTACGGTCGGGCAGTTGGACGATGTCTAGTGTCCGAGTACCTGTTAAAATACTTCCCCTATGAAGATTTTGTCATTTACGAGATTGGTGCCGGAAATGGAACTTTGGCTATGGATATTCTCAATCTACTTCAAGAAGACTATCCGGAGGTGTACGAACGAACTCGTTATAACATCATCGAGATCAGCGAAAGTCTCGTGAAGttacagaaaaaaaaactacaAGAAGTTCATCCATGTGTGACAATTACGCATAAAAGCATTTTCCATTGGGAAACCGTGGAACCGTCACCTTGCTTTTTCATTGCAATGGAAGTGATT GATAATTTTGCTCATGATCTAGTGCGGTACgatttgaagacattgaaaCCTTACCAAGCTTTGGTCACCATAGACAACAATGGCGATTTCGACACTATATTTGACCCAGTCACTGATCCTCTGATAACATCATTTTTGAATCTTCGTCAAACTTTGAATCATCCACCGCCCATCAACAAACTGCTGTTACAGTCAGAGTCATTGAGGCAGAGATATTTATCACTTCCTTTTGCGCCTAATCTGTCAACCGCAGAATATATCCCAACCCGAATGCTCAGTCTTTTAAGAACTCTGCGAAGCTACTTCCCTCGACATCGCCTGCTCTTGACTGATTTTTCATCACTTCCGGATTCAATACCAGGGGTCAATGCTCCCGTGGTCCAAACTCGGTTCCAGAACATCACCGTTCCTTGCACCACCCTTCTTGTCAAACAAGGCTATTTTGATATATTCTTCCCGACAGACTTCGAACGCCTACGAGATATGTACGAGTTTATGTTGGCCCAGCCGCCGAATAAATCAGGGTCCTTGGAAACCCTAGAGTCAGGACGAGTCACTCCTTTAACATCCACTGCATCATCTTTTTCGTCGGGCTCTCAGTTTTTCTCGTCATATCAACCTAGCAATAGGAGGAATCCAGTCGATGGAGTAACTTCTGCGAGTGGCCTTCCTGTTGGGGAGCGAAAATCAAGTGTATTCTCTCATTCACAGTTTTTGGAAACCTATGCTGAACTGGAGAAAACACGATTACGCAGTGGAGAAAATCCCATGCTCGATTTTTACAAAAAtgttaaatttttgttttga
- a CDS encoding EEF1A lysine methyltransferase 4, translated as MSTILPVKNEEYGTKDYWDQRYTEEQNNDSFDWFKSYADLAHLLRELIPNKSSRILMLGCGNSRLSEDMWEDGYCNIVNVDYSGVLIEQMKKRHSTIRPEMEWHEMDVRNLIFEDGSFDVAIDKGTMDAMMTAKGDVWDPPQQVIEDCNKEVDETLRVLNNSGVFIYLTFGQPHFRRRYLQREGTYLSIKELGEAFHYYLYILRKNNLP; from the exons ATGTCCACAATCCTTCCTGTAAAGAACGAGGAATATGGTACAAAAGATTATTG GGATCAGAGATACACTGA AGAGCAAAACAATGACTCTTTTGACTGGTTCAAATCATATGCCGACCTTGCTCACCTCCTTCGTGAACTGATTCCAAACAAATCCTCAAGGATTCTCATGCTTGGATGCGGAAACTCTAGACTTTCAGAGGAT ATGTGGGAAGACGGCTACTGCAATATTGTGAATGTCGAT TATTCAGGCGTTCTCATTGAGCAAATGAAAAAAAGGCATAGTACCATACGTCCAGAGATGGAAT GGCATGAAATGGACGTTCGGAATCTGATTTTCGAGGATGGGTCATTCGACGTTGCAATTGATAAAG GAACCATGGATGCTATGATGACTGCCAAAGGAGATGTCTGG GACCCCCCTCAGCAAGTTATTGAAGATTGTAATAAAGAGGTAGATGAAACACTGAG AGTTCTGAATAACAGCGGGGTCTTCATCTACTTAACCTTTGGGCAACCTCACTTTCGCCGGCGTTACTTACAGAGAGAAGGGACATATTTGTCAATCAAGGAGTTGGGGGAAGCATTCCATTACTATCTATACATTCTGCGAAAAAATAATCTTCCCTGA
- a CDS encoding Brix domain-containing protein C4F8.04, with translation MPTSRFEPSSIKNKIKREEVLQKSKKAKNQAKLQKRLAQAKLEASDPALKKKRLAENIPVTLDNAREFDPSILTAEPSSSNANGGSSQLEQLEADLDNDPFASYFTSTDDPLIPPKILITTSPKASKATYEFCDELVGVFPGAEFIRRKKGKGFEVGRIAGWAADRGYKHLCVVNEDMRKPNAITLVHLPNGPSAYFKLTSVELTKQIFGHARATPHHPELVLNGFVTRLGHAIGRMFQTTFPQLPEFQGRQVVTLHNQRDFMFFRRHRYAFRSTEKVALQEIGPRFTLKLRWLKKGIPAVRNLGEAPEPLAFDVETASTADGQPTELESEKPKKTIPPKQDEVLWEWKPELETTRRTFFL, from the exons ATGCCTACAAGTCGCTTTGAACCGTCATCCAtaaaaaacaaaattaaGCGAGAGGAGGTgcttcaaaaatcaaaaaaagctAAGAACCAAGCAAAGCTACAGAAAAGATTGGCGCAAGCAAAACTTGAAGCAAGTGATCCTGCTCTAAAAAAG AAACGACTCGCTGAGAACATCCCTGTCACTCTAGATAATGCTCGTGAATTTGATCCGTCAATCCTGACTGCTGAgccatcgtcgtcgaatGCGAATGGCGGATCTTCACAGTTAGAACAATTAGAAGCCGACCTCGACAATGATCCTTTTGCATCATACTTCACGTCAACAGATGACCCACTCATCCCACCCAAAATACTGATTACTACCTCACCGAAGGCTTCCAAGGCAACTTATGAGTTCTGCGACGAATTAGTGGGTGTTTTCCCTGGAGCCGAATTCATACggagaaagaaagggaagggttTTGAAGTGGGAAGAATAGCAGGATGGGCAGCTGATCGTGGATACAAGCATTTATGCGTCGTTAACGAAGATATGAGGAAACCAA ATGCCATAACGCTTGTGCATCTTCCAAACGGCCCATCTGCTTACTTTAAACTCACTTCCGTTGAACTTACCAAGCAAATCTTC GGTCATGCCCGTGCAACGCCTCATCATCCTGAGTTGGTTCTGAACGGCTTCGTAACTCGCCTTGGGCATGCTATTGGTCGTATGTTCCAGACTACATTCCCACAGCTTCCCGAGTTCCAAGGACGTCAAGTCGTCACTTTGCACAATCAACGCGATTTTATGTTCTTCAGACGACATCG ATATGCGTTCAGATCAACCGAAAAAGTGGCATTGCAAGAAATTGGCCCTCGATTTACTCTTAAATTGCGATGGTTAAAGAAAGGTATTCCTGCAGTCCGCAATCTCGGAGAGGCACCAGAGCCGCTTGCGTTTGATGTCGAGACAGCCTCAACGGCGGATGGACAACCAACAGAGCTAGAGTCAGAAAAACCTAAGAAAACTATCCCGCCGAAACAGGATGAAGTGCTTTGGGAATGGAAG CCGGAGTTGGAGACAACGAGAAGAACATTTTTCCTCTAG